In Quercus robur chromosome 10, dhQueRobu3.1, whole genome shotgun sequence, a genomic segment contains:
- the LOC126703972 gene encoding uncharacterized protein LOC126703972, with protein sequence MHQPSGQGSQIGAGYQRGATPWPPLGTINEIFATLRQNASSLSGVIFVALKPELEEWIQESKRVKFETLLTLGFSEEDKIGTLQPHDDALVVTLRIGGYDVKRVLVDQGSEAEIMYSDLYKGLNLKPDDLSKYDSPPLGFDGRMVIPHGMIKLPVQAGNEVVEVNFIVVEAYSPYAAILARPWLHAMGVVSSTLHMKVKFPIEGRICELVGSQTMARQCLVAAIRNQSIKRVTSAPEETS encoded by the coding sequence ATGCACCAGCCTTCGGGGCAAGGAAGTCAAATTGGAGCAGGGTATCAAAGAGGAGCTACTCCTTGGCCACCCTTGGGAACCATTAATGAGATCTTTGCCACCCTAAGGCAAAATGCAAGCTCTCTATCAGGTGTCATATTTGTGGCCTTGAAGCCAGAGCTTGAGGAGTGGATCCAAGAATCCAAAAGGGTTAAGTTTGAGACACTGTTGACCTTAGGCTTCTCGGAAGAAGATAAAATTGGAACTTTGCAACCTCATGACGATGCCCTGGTGGTGACCCTTCGTATTGGAGGGTATGATGTAAAGAGGGTACTAGTAGACCAGGGAAGTGAGGCGGAAATTATGTACTCGGACTTATATAAGGGATTGAATCTCAAGCCTGATGATTTGAGCAAATATGATTCCCCTCCGTTGGGGTTTGACGGGAGAATGGTAATCCCTCATGGGATGATCAAACTACCCGTGCAAGCAGGGAATGAAGTGGTGGAAGTGAACTTTATAGTAGTTGAAGCCTATTCTCCTTATGCGGCCATTTTAGCAAGGCCTTGGCTCCACGCCATGGGAGTAGTGTCATCAACCTTGCATATGAAGGTTAAGTTTCCTATCGAAGGGCGAATTTGCGAACTTGTGGGAAGCCAAACAATGGCTAGGCAATGCTTGGTGGCTGCTATCAGGAACCAATCAATAAAAAGGGTTACTTCGGCTCCAGAGGAGACTTCGTAG